A window of the Hordeum vulgare subsp. vulgare chromosome 5H, MorexV3_pseudomolecules_assembly, whole genome shotgun sequence genome harbors these coding sequences:
- the LOC123399208 gene encoding subtilisin inhibitor-like: MESGGVTAGVGAEKNSWPEVVGLSSEEAKKKIVENKPDASVHVVPADSFVTMDYNTGRVRVFVDSSDKVTKAPRIG; this comes from the coding sequence ATGGAGTCCGGGGGAGTGACGGCCGGCGTCGGCGCCGAGAAGAACTCGTGGCCGGAGGTGGTGGGCCTGTCGTCGGAGGAGGCCAAGAAGAAGATCGTAGAGAACAAGCCGGACGCCAGCGTCCACGTCGTTCCGGCCGACTCCTTCGTCACCATGGATTACAACACCGGCCGAGTCAGGGTGTTCGTCGACTCCAGCGACAAGGTCACCAAAGCTCCTAGGATTGGCTAG